ttggggggttgtacCATGTGATTTTGCTATTGTAAAATAATATGCCTTAGCTCAAAGGTTGGCAAACAGTGGTGGAATGAAATGGAATGAAATTGCATTCTTTTGTTAAAAGTGCTCTAACTTAACCACTCCAATATTACAGCCGTCAAGTATGCTCCCACCAACGTACGCTACCTGTGGGACCGCTGCAGCCTCCTCATGCGTCTGGGGGAGCACAAGCAGTGCATGGATGGCTACCGGCGAATTCTGTCTCTGCTGCCAATGGATGAGGCCGAACACTTCATGCAGCTGTCCAAGGACATGGCCAAGTATAAAACTCACCCTGACATGATCACattgacaacaacaaccaaacaaaCTGGAAAACGGTGTAGAACAACGGTGATGACACCACAAGGCTTactattttttagttttgtttgtttgccgaTTTTGGCATTTACCAAAATAAGTTGTaatagttttctttttaaatggggaaatgttacttttcagaaaaaaaaaaaaaatattctaatgGGATACATGGCCACTGGCTAACcacgaaaaatgttttctttttcaactcagTTTCCCTAAGAAATATGTAGTTAATTCATCCCTGTTGTGTAGAAACCATGTATGTCCAAATATGgtcaattttatatatattttttaagtctTCATAGTATTGATCTGTTCCCACactctgtgatttttgttttgattcaatATTAAAatagtataatataataaataatataaatagtGTTGCAAGTTTGAAAACAATCTCTTAagtctcttcaatgccacctCTTCTCTCACTGTGAGGGAGCCGTTTCACATGATGTCCCCTCAAGAAtagatagatgtttttttttgaaaatatgatagGGTTCGGCATCTTTGAATTTGAGTGATTCTGGTCCTGAACCTGGTTTACTCATTTCGATTCCGGTTCTTGTAGGGGGCTGTGTGTAAAAAGTTTACGTGGTTTAAGTAAGGGGTTTCCAAATCacttaaatccatttttttagcagcCCGTAGAAATTGACGCAGGATTCCTTACAACTCTTATCAATATCAAACCAATGAGCTAAAAGGCAATGTGTGTAACAAACCCAATTTACTTTATCTTCATTGATGATTTGGCTAAAAGTTCAATATAGCATTATTAAAATAGTTGTCATATTCCATTAAATGTTTAATACAGTATGTGTACGTTTTAACTTGATTTCCTGTTTTAAGCCtttagccttttattttgaagggtgcacaaatgcatttttatcacAAAAGGTAACTTAACACGACACCAATGAAACCAAAAGTAAAACAAGCATATAAAGACGgagagaacaaataaatgctcttctatttgaTATTagaaagtgtataattgacTGGCGTAATGactttttgtgacacttttttttgctggtgtgccgtgagatttttcaagtgTAAGATATCTGCCCTGGCTCAATAAAGGGTGGGAATCACTGCATTAGACTAAACCCGTTTTGTTACAAATGGATGCTTCAAtgcaaaagtgatttttttttttccaagaaggtGCTGTAAATTTGTGTAGATTCATTCCTGCCagctcatcatttcatttattaaatcaCTCATGACTTTTAAAGAAACTAAGATGATGATTTCACGACAGTTGCTCACTTTTGTAAAGTATTGCAGTATTATAGTCAGTGGGTCAGCATGAGCACAGGTTTTATgggtgtttgtgtatgtgtgtgcgcttCTGTTGCATGCATGTCTGAACTGCTTATGCACCACTGCTTAGGAGTTATTATGAAAGTGGTGACCTGCCCTCAGCACTCAGTGTAATTGAGGAGGCTCTGGCACGACACCCCGACCTGGTCAGCGATGACATCATCAACATGGCCGCTGAGCTCCACATCACTAACCACCAATATGAAAAGGCTTTGCAGGTATACGGGTACACATTACAACACCGGCAGATGCCTCGGCTTGGTCGTAAATGTACACATATTCATATGTCCTCCATTAGGTCTTGGTCCATTTTGTGGGTGTGGTTCTGGTCCAGGATGAAACTCACTCTGACTCTGCCGTCAATGATCCAAAATTATCAGAGATTACAAGCGAGAATGAAGGGAAGAACGAGGGTGAAAAGTCAAGGACTCCAGCTGAAATGGCACCAGCGGGCAAATgtaagaaacatttattttttaaaggaaagCTCATGGACAGGAAAGCAGTGATGATATGTCTTTGTACAAAGCTTCTATTCTTGTCTTCCTAAAAATATGCAGTTCAAGACTATTTAGAGGAATTTGGAGGGGATTTGAAAATGCCATTTCACATTTCCCTGGTTTAAAATCCTCAgaaaaaactgtgaaaaataCAATGGAAGCAAGTGAAGCTTTAATTAactcaaaatgaaatgaatggcaAGTGTCCAAGGACAGAAATTCAGAAGAAAGTTACTTTCAGGAAAGCCAGTTTTCTTACTGCCCAAAATATTCTCAAATGTTGGTGAAGCACAAATGATTTATGCTGTGTGCTTCTTCAGCTGAAATCAAGGATGTTCAGGTTCCAGACAACATTCCAGTGGACCTCAAGGCAAAGTTGATTGTCTGCCTTATCCATATGCACATCAGTGCACCCCTGGAGGTAGCAGAGATTACATATTTATCACATATTTGAAGATGAGGTACATttggagccttttttttttttgtgtggttatATATCATACCATATCCCAGGCCCTAGTGTCCTCACTGATGGTGCAAAGTGCAGAGGAGGTTGGTGATTTATTCCTGGACGTGGGTGAAGCCTACCTAGAGATGGGAGAATACctgtctgctctacctttgctgTCTGCACTTGTCATATCTGAGAAATACAACCTGGCTGTCGTCTGGCTGAGGCACGCAGGTAGGTTTCACAATTGCCATCATTTGGTAGAAATCTAATGACTTCACATTCGGTGCAGTGAAAAAatatcacacacaaatgtttaaaatcaatcatcaaaccaattttaatatcagtaCCAACCCAAGGAAGTACAAAATGCACctttaaaatgacaattctatttattaaggcacaaaaaattcCCCCCTCCACCACTGTCTTTACCATAGCCATAACGTTAGTCCctttaatgtgaaaaatattcaaaatttgaTAGACCAGAAGGAAGAGTGTTGTTTTACAACCCTGCTGGAACTACGTCACATTCTCGTTATAGTtatttgatttacattttttttttcattttcttagtttctttttttctttaatattgtttgtcatttttagtgtttttatccagttttaaatgttttttatctctttatttttaaatgcctttaatcatgtaaagcatgttgagttacctcgtgtatgaaatgtgctatacaaataagtttgctttgctttgctttagtttTGGTTTCAAGAAGGGTTTTTAAATGGGTAGCAAAGGGTAAAATGTGCACCAAGAGCTCATTCGATAGTTTGTgctcattgacaaaaaaaaaaaaaccctacccCCACTTAGCTTCATCTTAGTCTttgtttcctccaggcacaGCTGATCAGCTGACCTGAGAAATCGGGCAGTTATGTAGGGATGGAGCGGCTAAGATAGGTTCACCGGGATGAAACAATTTCAAgatttgaaaacaacaaaaaaaaactgaatattaaaatgaattataAAGTAGGCAACCGGACAGTGTAAGGAGTCCAGAATAGGAGTTATGTCTTGCGTGTTCCAGTTAAGAGATGGGTGGGGGAATTTTGAACTAAATTCTACATATCGTTCTGTGAACTCAATGTCCACTAAATTATAAGCGACACGCTAACTGTAACTCAACTGTAGAGTGCCTGAAGGCATTGGGTGAAATGAAAGCAGCGGCCGAAAGCTACACAAAGGTCGTGGAGTTGGCACCGCAGCACCTGGAGGCGCGCTTGTCACTTGCCACCTTGCAGCAACACCTCGGTCGGCCAGAGTGTGCCCTCAAAGCTTTGGAGTCCATGTACGACAACGAAACACTTGCCCAAGACTCAACTGCAGCTCAAAAGGCATGTCATTTTTTGTAGGCCTCTTTTATTCAAAAGGAGGCACTCATGTTAAGTTCATGTCATTCTCTGCAGGAGCTAAAGTTGCTCCTGCACCGGTCCACACTGTTGAAAACACAGGGCCTAATCCAGCAATACTTGGATGCTATGATCACTATGATGTCTATGCTCCTCAAGGTGTAGCACCTTTATGttctcaagttttttttcccctgtacaTTTTAGCTTATACAAATAGGTGTGTTTTTACGTACATCCAAGGTGGCCATGCAGCGCGCCAAGGTGTGTGTGCGTTCTGTCATCATGTCAGGAGAGAAACATCTGCGCTTGGTGAAGGTTGAGAACATGTTGTCGGACATCGGGGACCAGGAAGCGGCATATTTCGACATCACTTGTACGTATAGACTTTTGTAATGTCTGAATTTTCACCAcatctatttttaaatcatctgGATAAAATGCacaggggttgtgtcaggaatggTATCCAGCGTagaaactgccaaacaaatatgagtgttcatctgagatgacacgccttggcgacccccaacgggacaagccgaaagaaatacacacATACCTTGATGAAATGTAATTTATGCCCAGTATATTGTCTCCCTTGGAACCAATAGAAccccacataaaaaaataaaaatagtttgaaaCTGCAAGCATTCAAAATAGGCCTAATTGAGCCGGTGAGAAGTGACTTGAATCGAGGAACCTGAGAATTGTAGTCCATCTCCAGGAGGTGTCTGAATGTGGTGGTTTTTGAAGCTGACTCTTGCCTCATTCCACTCTTTCTTGATCTCTGCTAGATTGAAGCTTGAATCTTTGGTTTGATAATTTTCTGAAGCCCACGGTCATGTATTTTGCTGGTGTATCTTCTCCTGCCACACATTGTCCTTCCATTGATGTGCTTGGAAACAGCACTCTGTGAAAAGCCAGTCTTGTTACCTACGAACATTCATGGCTTACACATCCTATGAAGGGTATCAATGACGTTCTTTTAGCTAGTTGTCAAGTTGGCAGTTTacccatccagccattttctgagcacctcatcctcacaagggtggctggagtgctggagcatatcccagctgtcatcgggcagaactgaactggttgccagccaatcgcaaagcacatcgaaacagacaacagtcgcactcacattcatacgaagggacagtttagagtctccaaatggtgcatgttttttggggtgtgggaggaaacccaggcaggcaccgggagaacatgcaaactccacacagacgtggtcgggatttgaaccctctcAGGCCAAGGCTCTAACCAGTTAATTAATTTCATGCTCTGCTGCAGCACTTTTTTCCAGCAGCGTCCGGACGGCATGCAGAGCCCACATGATCACAACAGAACAAGGTTCTACTATGATTGCATCGTGCTAAGGTGCAAATAACGTAGCAAAGCCAAAGAGTGAATGTTGTTTGCTTGAAATCATTTATTGACAATTCAGTTGAcattcactggaaaaaaaaaacatatatatacacacacctgttGAATGTGCAAATCAgactttgtcatttttgttcacaaaaatcacTAGCTCAAAACTAACTAATGAAGAACACCATTGACAACCTCACAGATTAGCACTTGTACTGTGCAAAATAATTAATATTGGTACTCAAACAGTTTTTGACCACATACAAAAAGGGAGTACAACAATACTCATGCATATATTCTTCAAACTGTGAAAAATAAGTTATAATAACGATTTTCAATCTGGAGTtctacattcttcttttctgcaAGTGTGTATCTTATTGCACATCACACTACCTCTTAGAGGCCAAGATGTGCACAGTGGGATCAGCCATTTTCAATTAAAGTAGACCCAATTCCCATCAAGTTTTAAGTGTATTGCCACATGTGGAAAAAGCAAATCTTCCAATTATATACTgccaggataaaaaaaaaagatgattacaTAACAGAATGGaactttaatttttatttcaccttttaaatgtttgatttgtatttcttatttgaaataatttgtcggttttcaaaaaaaatttggtTTGACCTATTCAAGTGCAAAATAAGCCGATGTTTTAGCTAAGCaatgtttattttgaaacttGCCTTTGGTGTTGTGCATTGTTGGGCTAAATAAGATGGAGTggcagtaattttttttttttttttttttacaacttcaCAAACTGCCATAGAGCGCTTATATCTAATATTTCTGctcccaattaaaaaaaaaaaaagagcaacagCCTGTATTTCTAGTTTTCTGTGTACTTGGTTGAATATATTGTTAGCGAAAAGTTCCGAATTCAGGTGACTCGGACCTCAAGGCAAGGGGCTGTAATATTTTCACTTTGTGAAATGACAGCATAGTTTTTAGGTCCGATTTAAATCTACCGATAGTTTGACAAAATCTCAGGTATTCAGTAAGTTTGTTCCACAGTTGAGGAGTATTGAAACAGAATCCTGCTTCATTTTCTTTAGCTGTGGAAACACTAAATAAGCCCGCACCTGACAAGTCGAAGTAGTCTAGAACTCTCATGGGTAACTAAAAGGTCTTAAATACATTTAGGTCCATGACCATTCAAAGCGATTCACGATGGTAACCTCAAATCATGCCTGCCAATGCCAGTCATATTTTGATGCCTGCATTAGGTAAAACCAAAGTTCTTTCCAAAGAGGACTGGTGGCAGCTGCTGCTGAGCTGTGTGCTCACACTGTGCGACGTGCAACGCTACGGAGAGGCAGAGCTAATGGTCGATTCCGCGATGGAGTTCTACTCCTTCTATGACATCAAGCCCAGGAGGAAGGAGCTTGAGTTCCTTGGGCTCTCAGCCAGCATCCTGGACCGTGACCACCACAAGGCCTACAACTACATCAGGTGTGATGAGTTAGTTGTATCATTTCtgtttcacttttctcatttattGGTTACTCCTTTCTAACAGATTGATGCTGATGGACGATGTGGATCAGCCCCAGCTTTGGAATATTTTTAACCAAGTAAACAGACACAAAATCTTTGTATGAATTTGCTTTCAACATAtaatgcagtgattcccaaacattgTGTGATAGCACATTAGCCTGTCATGAGAAATCTTGACAATGTATCCCAAAGTATTTGGAAGAAAGTAAAATTAAGGTTGATGTTATTCATACAACACAACAAAAGCTTAGTGTTCAACTAAACAGGCCCAGAGTTTACACTGGGTAAGTACATTTGTGAGACAAGCCCGTTAttttaagtactgtattttaagcactataaggtgcacctaaaagccttttattttctcaaaagccaacagtgtgccttataatgcgatgcaccttatatatggattaatactgagcctttagtgcagctccatctaatggttGTATAacttaaccccagcctctactgtagcgtctattctatgcactttgtaatccggtgcgccttatatatggaaaaagtttctaaataggccattcattggaggtgcgccttataatgcggaaaatacggtacgtatcctctactttttgtgacaattttgtTAGGTAGTGTCCCATAACACttctaatgtaaaatacataCGTTGGCTCAATAAAGGAGTTTGGGAATGACTGCTATATACACAGGTACAGCGGAACACTCACACCTGTGTACCCTTTAGCTGACGACATCCTCCCACCACCAACGTCACCATCGCTTCTGTCTGCGTCTGCTTTTGAAATATCCCGACAACCGTGCCCTGTGTGTCCTCTGCGGACACAATGCCATGGTGTCAGGCAGCTTTAAACACGCCCTGGGTACGACACACCAAC
This DNA window, taken from Syngnathoides biaculeatus isolate LvHL_M chromosome 2, ASM1980259v1, whole genome shotgun sequence, encodes the following:
- the gtf3c3 gene encoding general transcription factor 3C polypeptide 3 isoform X1, with the translated sequence MSGFSAELIDYLEGRITFEEFDRRRDERKAKEAEASVKTEEASQPCTSTTNLVKNEEGVSPGVQQVFASMLGESTDQILSDDDNDSLGYIDDKNDEDFAVEEDVEEEDDDKEEDLKLKVKDKKPKKRRRRYESEGKESEDMTVGDVLALEMELNRENKKMMKERRSRSKLPRALRGLMGEANIRYARGEKDDAIAMCMEIIRQAPLAYDPFSTLAMIYEDEGKMEKSLQFSLIAAHLNPSDCEEWIRLAEISLEQDNVRQALVCYNKAVKYAPTNVRYLWDRCSLLMRLGEHKQCMDGYRRILSLLPMDEAEHFMQLSKDMAKSYYESGDLPSALSVIEEALARHPDLVSDDIINMAAELHITNHQYEKALQVLVHFVGVVLVQDETHSDSAVNDPKLSEITSENEGKNEGEKSRTPAEMAPAGKSEIKDVQVPDNIPVDLKAKLIVCLIHMHISAPLEALVSSLMVQSAEEVGDLFLDVGEAYLEMGEYLSALPLLSALVISEKYNLAVVWLRHAECLKALGEMKAAAESYTKVVELAPQHLEARLSLATLQQHLGRPECALKALESMYDNETLAQDSTAAQKELKLLLHRSTLLKTQGLIQQYLDAMITMMSMLLKVAMQRAKVCVRSVIMSGEKHLRLVKVENMLSDIGDQEAAYFDITCKTKVLSKEDWWQLLLSCVLTLCDVQRYGEAELMVDSAMEFYSFYDIKPRRKELEFLGLSASILDRDHHKAYNYIRLMLMDDVDQPQLWNIFNQLTTSSHHQRHHRFCLRLLLKYPDNRALCVLCGHNAMVSGSFKHALGQYIQAFQSQPNDALLNLFVGLTFFHMASQKFVAKRHTLIVQGFAFLQWYVELRGECQESMYNLGRALHQIGLTHLAIHYYHKTLLLPVQKLEGIPDDQVDLRREAAFNLSLIYQASGNVEMAHQLINTHCVI
- the gtf3c3 gene encoding general transcription factor 3C polypeptide 3 isoform X2; the protein is MSGFSAELIDYLEGRITFEEFDRRRDERKAKEAEASVKTEEASQPCTSTTNLVKNEEGVSPGVQQVFASMLGESTDQILSDDDNDSLGYIDDKNDEDFAVEEDVEEEDDDKEEDLKLKVKDKKPKKRRRRYESEGKESEDMTVGDVLALEMELNRENKKMMKERRSRSKLPRALRGLMGEANIRYARGEKDDAIAMCMEIIRQAPLAYDPFSTLAMIYEDEGKMEKSLQFSLIAAHLNPSDCEEWIRLAEISLEQDNVRQALVCYNKAVKYAPTNVRYLWDRCSLLMRLGEHKQCMDGYRRILSLLPMDEAEHFMQLSKDMAKSYYESGDLPSALSVIEEALARHPDLVSDDIINMAAELHITNHQYEKALQVLVHFVGVVLVQDETHSDSAVNDPKLSEITSENEGKNEGEKSRTPAEMAPAGKSEIKDVQVPDNIPVDLKAKLIVCLIHMHISAPLEALVSSLMVQSAEEVGDLFLDVGEAYLEMGEYLSALPLLSALVISEKYNLAVVWLRHAECLKALGEMKAAAESYTKVVELAPQHLEARLSLATLQQHLGRPECALKALESMYDNETLAQDSTAAQKELKLLLHRSTLLKTQGLIQQYLDAMITMMSMLLKVAMQRAKVCVRSVIMSGEKHLRLVKVENMLSDIGDQEAAYFDITCKTKVLSKEDWWQLLLSCVLTLCDVQRYGEAELMVDSAMEFYSFYDIKPRRKELEFLGLSASILDRDHHKAYNYIRLMLMDDVDQPQLWNIFNQVQRNTHTCVPFS